From a single Larimichthys crocea isolate SSNF chromosome XIII, L_crocea_2.0, whole genome shotgun sequence genomic region:
- the prrt1 gene encoding proline-rich transmembrane protein 1 gives MSSEKHGLDDSGRQTMQPPPYLPGPQDPNMPNMQPAPGTQPNYPPPPPPPGSDGYLQETQFHCGPMGPQGAPQGYTVQTQGPGGTMSHAPVGYLHPGYPLQLQPCTAYVPVYPMASGQPYMPAGGGHPGIPPGQIHPMQMPPSITLMDRRPPHDYLPIAVLTTVCCFWPTGIIAIIKAVQVRTAIARGDMVTAEIASREARNFSFISLAVGIASIVLCTILTVVVIIASQHHDDDWEP, from the exons ATGTCGTCGGAAAAACACG gtCTTGATGACTCTGGCCGTCAGACCATGCAGCCTCCTCCATACCTCCCCGGCCCGCAAGATCCTAACATGCCCAACATGCAGCCTGCACCGGGTACCCAACCCAACTaccctcctccgcctcctcctccaggttcaGATGGATATCTCCAAGAAACCCAGTTCCACTGTGGCCCAATGGGACCCCAAGGGGCCCCGCAGGGCTACACAGTCCAGACCCAGGGACCCGGAGGCACCATGTCTCACGCCCCTGTAGGATACCTCCACCCGGGCTACCCACTTCAGCTGCAGCCGTGCACAGCTTATGTACCCGTCTACCCCATGGCATCG GGTCAGCCCTACATGCCAGCTGGGGGAGGCCACCCAGGGATCCCGCCAGGCCAGATTCATCCCATGCAAATGCCACCCAGCATTACTCTAATGGACCGTCGACCGCCACACGACTACCTGCCCATCGCCGTGCTCACCACCGTCTGCTGCTTCTGGCCGACAGGCATCATTGCGATTATCAAAGCCGTGCAG GTGCGTACGGCAATAGCCAGAGGGGACATGGTGACGGCGGAAATAGCCTCCCGTGAGGCACGCAACTTCTCCTTCATCAGCCTGGCTGTTGGCATCGCATCCATCGTGTTATGCACTATCCTCACTGTGGTAGTCATCATCGCCTCGCAGCACCACGACGATGACTGGGAGCCGTAA